The Oscillospiraceae bacterium genomic sequence GCCTTACTGGGAAACTCCCTGGGGAAAGGGCAGACCGGGCTGGCATATCGAATGCTCTGCTATGGTAAATAAATATCTCGGTAAGACCATTGACATCCACTGCGGCGGTCAGGACCTCACCTTTCCTCATCACGAAAACGAAATTGCTCAGTCCGAGGCGGCGTTCGGCGTGCCCTTCTCACGCTTCTGGATTCACAATGGTTATATAAATGTATGTGATGAAAAGAACGAAGTAAAGAAAATGTCCAAATCTGCGGGCAACTTCTTCACAGTGCGCGATGCGGGCGAAAAGTTCGGCTATGATGCAATACGCTTCTTCATTCTTTCGGCTCATTACAGAAGCCCCGTTACTTTCTCTGTGGACGTTCTGGAAAATGCAAAGAACGCACTGGAGCGTTTGTACAACTGCCAGGCTAACATAAGATACATGCTGTCCGTTGCAAAAGACGGCGGTATGACCGATGACGAAAAGGCATTTGAAAAGCGTCTGGGTGAGCTCGAAGCCAAGTTCTGTGAAGAAATGGACGACGATTTTAACACTGCAAACGGTATTGCAGTCATATTCGATGCGGTAAAGGAAATAAACATCTTCCTCTCCGAGCCCAAATCCAAGGAAATCACTCAGCTTATCAGCAATTTCTATGAAAGACTTGTTGGTCTTATGGGCTTTATGAAGAAAGAGGATGCCGACGGTATCAGCGAGGCGGATATCGAGGCTCTTATTGCCGAGCGCGCCGATGCTAAGAAACAGAAGAACTATGCCCGTGCGGATGAAATCAGAAATCAGCTTGCGGATCAGGGCGTAATTCTTGAAGATACTCCGCAGGGAGTAAAATGGAAAAGGAAATAATTGATGTCACGATTTATAGAAAAACTGGAAAAGGTCATTCTGCCCACCGTTGCGCTTAAGGGCTTTGTGTTGTTCCCCATGTTTTCCTCCAGCTTCGAGGTGTCCAACACCGTTGCATCAAAGGCGCTTGAAGCGGCGGCAAATTATAACAACCGCCTGTTCATCGTGTCCCACATGGATGCTTCAAAAGAGGAAAACGACATAAACAACCTTTACAGTGTAGGCGTTGTGGTAAAGCTTAAGCAGACCCTCAAAATGCCGGGTACGGGAACCGTCCGTGTGCTGGTAGAGGGAATAAGCCGAGGCGAGGCCATTGAATATACCGATTATAACGGCTATATTATGGCTGAGCTATATCAGAAAAACATTACTCTTGAGGATAAGGGCGGTATAAAAGGTGAGGCGCTGGTCTCCCGTGCCGTGACTGTTTTCTCGGATTACATAAAATTCATTCCCAAGCTTGCCAATGAGATAGTTGCAGGTGTTCAGACCATAACCGACCCGGGTATGCTTGCGGATTTCATTGCCGCAAATGTTTTAATCAAGTATCCTCTGAAACAGCAGATACTTGCCGAATTCAATCCCCTGCGCCGTCTTGAACTGTTGTGCGATCTTATGGAGCGCGAGCTGGAGGTAATGGCGATGGAAAGCCGTATCTCCAAAAAGACAAAAAAGAATATTGACAAGCATCAGCGCGAGTATTTCCTGCGCGAGCAGCTTAAGGTTATACATGACGAGCTGGCAAATCTCCACGGCAACCATCCGGAAGCCGACGGCGAGGATTCTGAGGGCGATGACGAAATTACCGAAATGGAACACCTTATCAGCAAGGCAAATCCTCCCATGGAGGTAAGGGTAAAGCTGGGTAAGGAGCTTAACAGACTTTCCAAAATGTCATTCGGCTCACCCGAAGCCAACGTTATACGTAATTATATTGAGGTTTGCTGTGAAATTCCCTGGGATAAAAAGACCAAGGACAGACTTGACATAAAAAAGGCACGCGAGATACTGGATGCCGATCATGACGGACTGGAAAAGGTCAAGGACAGAATAATTGAGTTTCTTGCGGTAAAACAGCTTTCTCCCGACCTTAAGGGTCAGATTATCTGTCTTGTAGGCCCGCCGGGTGTTGGTAAAACCTCTATCGGTGCATCCATTGCCCGTGCGCTTAAACGCAATTATACCCGAGTTTCTCTGGGCGGTGTGCGCGATGAGGCGGATATCCGCGGCCACAGAAAGACGTATATCGGTTCTATGCCGGGCAGAATTATCAATGCTATCACTAACGCCAAAAGCCTTAATCCGCTGATAATGCTGGATGAAATAGATAAGCTTACCCGCGATGCCCACGGTGACCCCGCTTCCGCATTGCTTGAGGTGCTGGACGGCGAGCAGAACCATTCCTTCCGCGACCACTTTGTGGAATTGCCCGTTGACCTTTCGGATTGTATGTTCATTGCTACCGCCAACGACCTTGACACCATACCGCGTCCGCTTCTGGACCGTATGGAAGTGATACACATTCCGTCGTATACTTTGGAAGAAAAGGTATCTATCGCAAAGCACCATCTTATCCCCAAGCAGCTTAAACGCCATGGGCTTACAAAACGCAGTCTGAAAATAAATGATGATGCTGTTCGTGAGATAATTGAGCACTACACCAAAGAGGCAGGCGTGCGTAATCTTGAAAGAGAAATTGCCCGTTTGTGCCGCCGTGTTGCCAAAAAGCTTATCGAAACCGGTGAAAAGAGCTGTAACATCCGTGCAGGCTGGGTAACCGAAGTACTGGAACGCCATAAATATAAAAAGGAAAATATGTCTGCTATACCTCTTGTAGGTGTGGTAAACGGACTTGCCTGGACCCAGCTGGGCGGTGAGCTTCTCAAGGCAGAGGTCATGACAATGCCCGGCAACGGTAAAATTGAGCTTACCGGCTCATTGGGCGACGTAATGAAGGAATCCGCAAAGCTTGCGGTTAGTTATATACGTTCCCGAAGTGACGAGCTGGGTATAAAGAACGCTGAGTTCTACAAAAACCGCGATATTCATATCCATTTTCCCGAGGGAGCAGTACCCAAGGACGGACCGTCGGCAGGTGTTACCATGATTTGTGCACTGGTGTCCGAATTGACAGGACGCGCCGTACGCAGTGAGGTTGCCATGACGGGTGAGATTTCTCTGCGCGGAAATGTGCTTCCCATCGGTGGTCTTCGCGAAAAGACCATGGCGGCATACACTAACGGTATCAAAACGGTTATAATACCTTACGACAATCTTGATGACCTCGACGAGGTTGACCCCGCTGTAAAGGAAAACATAACCTTTATTCCCGCACGCCATATTGATACCGTAATCGAAAATGCCCTGCTTCCCGCTGAAAATGATGCTGAAAGCGATACTGCAAATACCGTTTCCGATTCGGTGAGCGAAGCGGCAGAGGGAGTGCGCGTATGCTGAATCTTAACAATATAAATCTGGATATGACGGCAGGTCTGCCGTCCCAGCTTATAAAGAACGAAAAACCTCAGCTTGCGTTGTCCGGGCGTTCAAATGTGGGTAAATCCTCACTTATAAACAAGCTTCTCAACCGCAAATCCCTTGCGCGTGTCAGCGGTGAGCCGGGTAAGACCATAACGGTAAATTATTATAATGTAGATAATACCATGTATCTGGTAGACCTGCCGGGATACGGTTACGCCAAACGCTCGGCGGAGGACATAAAGAAATGGTCCGCACTGGTTGAGGGATATTTTGCTGAGAACCCGTCTCTTAAGTGCGTTATTCAGCTTATCGACCTTAAGGTCGGAATTACTAAGGATGATGCACAGATGCTGGATTGGCTGTACGAAACAAAAACCCCGTTTTTTATAGTTGCCACCAAGTATGACAAGCTTTCCAAAACCGCCGCTGCTCAGAATCTTGAAAAGATCAAGGATAACGAGCTGGTGCCGGATGATGTGGAAGTGATTCCCTTTTCTGCGCTGTCGGGCTACGGCAGACAGGAAATATGGGACTACATCAACGGCATACTGGGCTGAAATGAGGTAAAATATGAGCTTCACATTTGCACACACAAATTTCAATGTTGCAAATCTTGAAAAGTCCATAGCCTTTTACACTCAGGCACTGGGCTTTAAAAAAGTAAGGGAAATACAACCGCAGGACAAGTCTTTCACAATAGTTTTCATGAGCGATGAAAAAGGCACATATCAGCTTGAACTGACCTGTCTTGCCGACCATCCTCAGCCATATGATCTGGGTGAGGGTGAATTCCACCTTGCAGTGCATACCGATGATTACGATGCCGCCCACGAAATGCATAAAAAAATGGGCTGTATCTGCTTTGAAAATCCTGCCATGGGTATTTACTTCATAAGCGACCCCGACGGGTACTGGATTGAGATACTCAGAGCATAATTACACAAAAAAGGACACAGATTTGAAAATCTGTGTCCTTTCTGTCTTTTGTATCTTAATTCGCGGTAAAGCGTAGCTGAATAAACCAATTATCCCGCCTTTTTCACATGTCCTGACAGCAGGACAATGGCGGTGAGGTTGATAAATGCCATTATGCCGTTGGCAATGTCCGAAATATTCCATACCGCGTCGGCAGTGATGACGGCACCCAGAAAAACCGAACACGAAAATACAAAACGGTAAAGCATCGACAATCCGCGGCTTTTGCAGATAAAATCCAGCGCCGCCTGACCGTAGATATACCAGCAGAAAATGCTTGCCAACGCGAAGAAAACTATTGAAACACTCAAGAATATACCGCCCCACATGCCGTAGGCGCAGGTGAATGTATCGTAAACCATATCGGCGGGGTTTGTACTCCGAATACCGCTTGTAACAAGAGCCAAAGCAGTTATACCGCATACTGCCACTGTGTCTGCAAACACTTCAAAGACACCCCACACCGCTTGCTTTTGGGGAATATTTTCGTTAGAGGCGGCGTGAGCGGTAGGCGAAGAACCCATACCCGCTTCGTTGGAGAAAAGTCCCCGTGAAAAGCCGTAGCGCACGGCGTTTGACACAAAAAATCCCGTTACACCGCCACCTGCGGCAGTAAAATCAAAAGCCGAACAAAAAATTTCGCTGACCGCCGCAGGTATATTGCGGCGGTTTATTATTACTATACCCACCCCCAGAATTATATACATAACGGCCATCAGCGGTACGGTGACTGAGGATAGTTTACCAATGAAAGTTATACCACCGCTAATTACTGCCAGTGTAATCACGGCGCAAAATATACCGCTTATGCAGGGCGAAATTCCGAAGCTTCTGAAGGTATACTGAGATACGGCATTTGATTGAGCCATATTTCCCATACCAAACGAAGCAATTATACATACTGTGCAGAATATATAAGCCAAAAATGGTGATTTTAACCCGTTTTTTATGTAATACATGGCACCGCCGCCATTATCGGTTTTGAATTTGACTGCGAGAAATATTTCGGCGTATTTAATTGCCATTCCGAAAAAAGAGGCTATTATCATCCATAATACCGCCCCTGCGCCGCCACTAATGACGGCGGATGCCACACC encodes the following:
- a CDS encoding sodium:alanine symporter family protein → MIRSISDMIWGPATPAIFAVIGLFFIIKLRFFSVTSLKYITANTLGFFKSNNNANGLKPFSAMATALGGTIGVGNTVGVASAVISGGAGAVLWMIIASFFGMAIKYAEIFLAVKFKTDNGGGAMYYIKNGLKSPFLAYIFCTVCIIASFGMGNMAQSNAVSQYTFRSFGISPCISGIFCAVITLAVISGGITFIGKLSSVTVPLMAVMYIILGVGIVIINRRNIPAAVSEIFCSAFDFTAAGGGVTGFFVSNAVRYGFSRGLFSNEAGMGSSPTAHAASNENIPQKQAVWGVFEVFADTVAVCGITALALVTSGIRSTNPADMVYDTFTCAYGMWGGIFLSVSIVFFALASIFCWYIYGQAALDFICKSRGLSMLYRFVFSCSVFLGAVITADAVWNISDIANGIMAFINLTAIVLLSGHVKKAG
- the lon gene encoding endopeptidase La; this encodes MSRFIEKLEKVILPTVALKGFVLFPMFSSSFEVSNTVASKALEAAANYNNRLFIVSHMDASKEENDINNLYSVGVVVKLKQTLKMPGTGTVRVLVEGISRGEAIEYTDYNGYIMAELYQKNITLEDKGGIKGEALVSRAVTVFSDYIKFIPKLANEIVAGVQTITDPGMLADFIAANVLIKYPLKQQILAEFNPLRRLELLCDLMERELEVMAMESRISKKTKKNIDKHQREYFLREQLKVIHDELANLHGNHPEADGEDSEGDDEITEMEHLISKANPPMEVRVKLGKELNRLSKMSFGSPEANVIRNYIEVCCEIPWDKKTKDRLDIKKAREILDADHDGLEKVKDRIIEFLAVKQLSPDLKGQIICLVGPPGVGKTSIGASIARALKRNYTRVSLGGVRDEADIRGHRKTYIGSMPGRIINAITNAKSLNPLIMLDEIDKLTRDAHGDPASALLEVLDGEQNHSFRDHFVELPVDLSDCMFIATANDLDTIPRPLLDRMEVIHIPSYTLEEKVSIAKHHLIPKQLKRHGLTKRSLKINDDAVREIIEHYTKEAGVRNLEREIARLCRRVAKKLIETGEKSCNIRAGWVTEVLERHKYKKENMSAIPLVGVVNGLAWTQLGGELLKAEVMTMPGNGKIELTGSLGDVMKESAKLAVSYIRSRSDELGIKNAEFYKNRDIHIHFPEGAVPKDGPSAGVTMICALVSELTGRAVRSEVAMTGEISLRGNVLPIGGLREKTMAAYTNGIKTVIIPYDNLDDLDEVDPAVKENITFIPARHIDTVIENALLPAENDAESDTANTVSDSVSEAAEGVRVC
- a CDS encoding cysteine--tRNA ligase translates to MQLYNSLTNKMEDLNPKDSTVRMYACGPTVYNYFHIGNARCFVLFDLLRRYLEYRGNKVTFVQNFTDIDDKMIKRAAEENTTVPEIAEKYIAEYFKDAQALGINPATFHPRATENIEEIIEIISALIDKGFAYVRDGDVYFAARKFKEYGKLSGIDVDDLESGARISVGDIKDDPLDFALWKAYKEGEPYWETPWGKGRPGWHIECSAMVNKYLGKTIDIHCGGQDLTFPHHENEIAQSEAAFGVPFSRFWIHNGYINVCDEKNEVKKMSKSAGNFFTVRDAGEKFGYDAIRFFILSAHYRSPVTFSVDVLENAKNALERLYNCQANIRYMLSVAKDGGMTDDEKAFEKRLGELEAKFCEEMDDDFNTANGIAVIFDAVKEINIFLSEPKSKEITQLISNFYERLVGLMGFMKKEDADGISEADIEALIAERADAKKQKNYARADEIRNQLADQGVILEDTPQGVKWKRK
- a CDS encoding lactoylglutathione lyase yields the protein MSFTFAHTNFNVANLEKSIAFYTQALGFKKVREIQPQDKSFTIVFMSDEKGTYQLELTCLADHPQPYDLGEGEFHLAVHTDDYDAAHEMHKKMGCICFENPAMGIYFISDPDGYWIEILRA
- a CDS encoding YihA family ribosome biogenesis GTP-binding protein translates to MLNLNNINLDMTAGLPSQLIKNEKPQLALSGRSNVGKSSLINKLLNRKSLARVSGEPGKTITVNYYNVDNTMYLVDLPGYGYAKRSAEDIKKWSALVEGYFAENPSLKCVIQLIDLKVGITKDDAQMLDWLYETKTPFFIVATKYDKLSKTAAAQNLEKIKDNELVPDDVEVIPFSALSGYGRQEIWDYINGILG